A region of Planococcus sp. MSAK28401 DNA encodes the following proteins:
- the parC gene encoding DNA topoisomerase IV subunit A has product MTQTERFQDLPLEEVIGDRFGRYSKYIIQDRALPDARDGLKPVQRRILYAMHHEGNTNDKAFRKSAKTVGNVIGNYHPHGDSSVYEAMVRLSQDWKIRHMLVEMHGNNGSMDGDSPAAMRYTEARLSAISGELLRDIEKRTVEFIPNFDDVDVEPTVLPARFPNLLVNGSTGISAGYATDIPPHALHEALDAVLMRIDKPDVTIDELMTVIKGPDFPTGGIIQGVEGIKKAYETGRGKIVVRSKAAVEPLKGGKEQIVITEIPFEVNKASLIKKIDDHRFDRKLDGISEVRDESDRTGLRIVIELKKEVQAAGILNYLYKNTDLQISYNFNMVAIHHRRPTMMTLPTMLDAYIEHQKEVVTKRSEFDLQKASDRMHIVEGLIKALSILDKVIKTIRASKDKRDAKNNLIAKFEFSEAQAEAIVSLQLYRLTNTDITELEKEEESLRKLIAELTGILTSATKLKNVIKKELQAIRKKFAEPRRSEIEEKIEELTITREIMIPSEEVVVTVTKEGYAKRTSPRSYAASNGKDFAMKDSDHLLFEGNLNTQHTILIFTTGGNFVFQPVNELPDIKWKDLGQHLSSIVTLDSNESVLAVFPFEDFEQDATILTVSKFGQVKRSALKDYQVQRYSRAIKTMNLKKGDDMIFAGLVTNETELFLATKMAYGVRFPLEEVPVTGLRTAGVKGLNLKEGDEAVSAVMINAAQQPDLVLATQRGAAKKMKLTEFESGSRAKRGVIMLRELKSNPHRVVAVLGTTGKEEILLETAKGLRIPIAPGRLKAVDRYSNGSFIVDEATDGAVTAAYLVPVTE; this is encoded by the coding sequence ATGACACAAACCGAACGTTTCCAAGATCTGCCCTTAGAAGAAGTCATCGGCGATCGGTTTGGCCGCTATAGTAAATACATCATCCAGGACCGCGCGCTGCCGGATGCCCGCGACGGGCTCAAGCCGGTACAGCGCCGCATCCTGTATGCCATGCACCACGAAGGCAATACCAACGACAAAGCGTTCCGGAAATCCGCCAAAACGGTCGGGAACGTCATCGGCAACTATCACCCGCACGGCGATAGCTCCGTTTACGAAGCGATGGTGCGGCTCAGCCAGGACTGGAAAATCCGCCATATGCTTGTGGAAATGCACGGCAACAACGGTTCGATGGACGGGGATTCCCCGGCCGCGATGCGGTATACGGAAGCGCGGCTTTCCGCGATTTCCGGCGAATTGTTAAGAGACATCGAAAAACGCACCGTTGAATTCATCCCGAATTTCGACGATGTGGACGTGGAACCGACCGTACTGCCGGCGCGTTTCCCGAACTTGCTCGTCAACGGCTCAACTGGGATCTCCGCTGGGTATGCAACCGACATCCCGCCGCATGCGCTGCACGAAGCACTCGATGCTGTCCTCATGCGCATCGACAAGCCGGATGTAACGATCGATGAATTGATGACAGTCATCAAAGGCCCGGATTTCCCGACCGGCGGCATCATCCAAGGCGTCGAAGGCATCAAAAAAGCCTATGAAACGGGACGCGGCAAAATTGTCGTCCGTTCCAAAGCGGCCGTTGAACCGTTAAAAGGCGGCAAAGAACAGATCGTCATCACGGAAATCCCATTTGAGGTGAACAAAGCGAGCCTTATCAAGAAAATTGATGACCACCGCTTCGACCGCAAACTCGACGGCATTTCCGAAGTGCGCGATGAATCCGACCGCACGGGCCTTCGCATCGTCATCGAATTGAAAAAAGAAGTGCAGGCAGCCGGCATCTTGAACTATTTGTACAAAAACACCGACCTGCAGATCAGCTATAACTTCAATATGGTGGCAATCCATCACCGCCGCCCGACAATGATGACCTTGCCGACGATGCTCGATGCCTATATCGAACACCAAAAAGAAGTCGTGACGAAACGCTCGGAATTCGACCTGCAAAAAGCAAGCGACCGCATGCACATCGTCGAAGGCTTGATCAAAGCGTTGTCGATCCTCGATAAAGTGATCAAGACCATCCGTGCGTCCAAAGACAAACGCGACGCAAAAAACAATTTGATCGCGAAATTCGAGTTTTCGGAAGCGCAGGCAGAAGCGATTGTCTCCTTGCAGCTTTACCGACTGACGAATACCGATATCACCGAGCTCGAAAAAGAAGAGGAAAGCTTGCGCAAATTGATTGCCGAGCTGACCGGTATCTTGACGAGCGCGACGAAATTGAAAAACGTCATCAAGAAGGAATTGCAGGCGATCCGCAAGAAATTTGCTGAGCCGAGACGCTCCGAAATCGAAGAAAAGATTGAAGAATTGACCATTACGCGTGAAATCATGATTCCAAGTGAAGAAGTGGTCGTCACTGTCACGAAAGAAGGCTACGCCAAACGGACGAGCCCTCGCTCGTATGCCGCTTCGAACGGCAAGGATTTCGCCATGAAAGACAGCGATCATCTATTGTTCGAGGGCAATCTCAATACGCAGCATACCATCTTGATCTTCACGACCGGCGGGAATTTCGTGTTCCAGCCCGTCAATGAATTGCCGGACATCAAATGGAAAGACCTCGGCCAGCATTTGTCGAGTATCGTCACATTGGACTCCAACGAATCGGTGCTCGCGGTGTTCCCGTTTGAAGACTTTGAACAGGATGCGACCATATTGACCGTCTCCAAGTTCGGCCAGGTGAAGCGTTCGGCGCTGAAAGACTACCAGGTGCAGCGCTATTCACGCGCCATCAAGACGATGAACTTGAAAAAAGGCGACGACATGATCTTCGCAGGGCTCGTGACGAACGAAACCGAATTGTTTTTGGCGACGAAAATGGCGTATGGCGTTCGCTTCCCGCTCGAAGAAGTGCCCGTAACAGGGCTGCGGACGGCCGGCGTCAAAGGCTTGAACTTGAAAGAAGGCGACGAGGCGGTGTCTGCGGTCATGATCAATGCAGCACAGCAGCCAGATCTCGTGCTCGCGACGCAGCGCGGAGCCGCCAAAAAAATGAAACTGACGGAATTCGAAAGCGGCAGCCGTGCCAAACGCGGGGTCATCATGCTGCGGGAATTGAAATCCAATCCCCACCGTGTAGTTGCTGTCCTCGGCACAACCGGAAAAGAAGAAATCCTGCTTGAAACCGCCAAAGGCTTGCGCATCCCGATTGCGCCAGGCCGCCTGAAAGCGGTCGACCGTTATTCCAACGGGTCGTTTATCGTAGACGAAGCAACAGACGGCGCCGTCACGGCAGCTTACTTAGTGCCCGTTACCGAATAA
- a CDS encoding GNAT family N-acetyltransferase yields MLEQAFTEHGLNRVFGRCLARNPASRRVLEKAGMAFEGRFEQEFFMDGAYEDIEYLALLKQDYGTTQQDTPF; encoded by the coding sequence GTGCTGGAACAGGCATTCACTGAACACGGCCTGAACCGCGTATTCGGCCGCTGCCTCGCGCGCAACCCAGCGTCGAGGCGAGTGCTTGAGAAGGCGGGCATGGCGTTTGAGGGACGGTTCGAACAGGAGTTTTTCATGGACGGTGCCTATGAAGATATCGAGTATTTGGCGCTACTGAAACAGGATTACGGCACGACGCAACAAGACACGCCGTTTTGA
- a CDS encoding long-chain-fatty-acid--CoA ligase, translating to MIVPLTPLDWKRRAAKYYPEKVAVIDGDKRFTYKEFARRSDQLGIALHNAGIQEQDHVAVMLPNTHYMLEAFYGIPPLGAVIVPLNYRLSAKDLGYIIKHSDAKMLIVDAEYAKIIEEIQDDLPIEKYIIAPAEGHETNLAGIGYEEFIGAVTDDERLPAVELDENQMLSLNYTSGTTSNPKGVMQTHRTNYLNGANFLHHLEIKFDDVYLHTLPMFHTNGWGGVWAITAAGATHVCLRKVDPPLILDLFESHGITSLCGAPTVVNMLVNEPKAKTIELKTKIRMGTAGAPPAAALIAKAQKTLGLNMMHVYGLTETSPFILYCEWKNEFDALDADQQASIKARQGIELAFNGETKVVNQGDGKEVAWNGKELGEIITRGNVVMAGYYKDPEKTAEAIRDGWFYTGDLAVTHPDGFIEIQDRIKDMIISGGENISSTEIEGVLYKHPAIAEVAVIAVPDEKWGEVPKAIIVLHKGAEVTEQEILDYTRDHMARFKVPKSVDFVESLPKTATGKLQKFQLREMYWGGGKKVN from the coding sequence ATGATCGTACCATTGACACCGCTGGACTGGAAACGACGCGCGGCAAAATATTATCCGGAGAAAGTAGCCGTGATCGACGGAGACAAGCGTTTTACGTATAAGGAGTTTGCCCGCCGCTCTGACCAGTTGGGGATTGCCCTACATAATGCAGGCATCCAGGAACAAGACCATGTCGCTGTGATGCTGCCGAATACCCATTATATGCTCGAAGCGTTCTATGGCATCCCGCCGCTCGGGGCGGTCATCGTGCCGCTCAATTACCGTTTGTCTGCCAAAGACTTGGGCTATATCATCAAGCACAGCGACGCGAAGATGCTAATTGTCGATGCGGAATACGCCAAGATCATTGAAGAGATCCAAGACGACTTGCCGATCGAGAAATATATTATCGCGCCGGCTGAAGGGCATGAGACAAATCTTGCGGGCATTGGCTACGAGGAATTTATCGGAGCGGTCACAGACGATGAACGATTGCCGGCTGTGGAACTGGATGAAAACCAGATGCTGTCGCTCAATTACACGAGCGGCACGACGTCAAACCCAAAAGGCGTCATGCAGACGCACCGGACGAATTATTTGAACGGCGCCAATTTCCTGCATCATTTGGAGATCAAATTTGACGATGTCTATTTGCATACTTTGCCCATGTTCCACACGAACGGATGGGGCGGTGTCTGGGCGATCACAGCAGCTGGGGCCACGCATGTGTGCTTGCGCAAAGTCGACCCGCCACTCATCCTCGATCTGTTTGAAAGCCACGGCATCACCTCCTTGTGCGGTGCACCGACGGTCGTCAATATGCTGGTCAATGAACCCAAAGCAAAAACCATTGAATTGAAGACCAAGATCCGCATGGGCACGGCCGGTGCGCCGCCTGCTGCGGCACTGATTGCCAAAGCCCAAAAGACACTCGGCCTCAACATGATGCACGTTTACGGGCTGACTGAGACCTCTCCATTCATTTTGTACTGCGAATGGAAAAACGAATTCGATGCATTGGATGCTGACCAACAAGCGAGCATCAAGGCGCGCCAAGGCATTGAACTGGCTTTTAACGGGGAAACGAAAGTCGTTAATCAGGGAGACGGAAAAGAAGTCGCCTGGAACGGCAAGGAACTCGGGGAAATCATCACCCGCGGCAACGTCGTCATGGCGGGCTATTACAAAGACCCGGAAAAAACCGCGGAAGCGATCCGCGATGGCTGGTTCTATACCGGCGACCTCGCCGTGACGCATCCGGACGGGTTTATCGAAATTCAAGACCGCATCAAAGACATGATCATCTCAGGCGGTGAAAACATTTCGTCTACGGAAATCGAAGGCGTGCTCTATAAGCATCCGGCGATCGCAGAAGTGGCGGTCATTGCCGTACCGGACGAGAAATGGGGCGAAGTGCCAAAAGCCATCATCGTGCTCCACAAGGGAGCGGAAGTGACCGAACAGGAAATCCTCGACTATACGCGTGATCATATGGCACGCTTTAAAGTGCCGAAATCGGTCGACTTCGTGGAATCCTTGCCAAAAACCGCAACCGGTAAGCTACAGAAGTTCCAATTACGTGAAATGTATTGGGGCGGCGGCAAGAAAGTCAATTAA
- a CDS encoding TVP38/TMEM64 family protein: MEGLLRSLEFILLLIANIAIGTLGFIPSLLITPINLDRFGLIGGSALSISGEIFGALFGFWLYRYGAKHIPDAWQQRSWFRFFRNQSPVSVWWAVLSLRILPFVPSGAVTAGAALTRISAPAFFAASSLGKLPAVAIEIAVAFGLVLWLPRSLLYSVLGMCLVILLLIALIRKRSPKKNASQ; encoded by the coding sequence ATGGAAGGGCTGCTCCGCTCGTTGGAATTCATCTTATTGTTAATCGCCAATATCGCCATCGGCACGCTTGGATTCATCCCGAGCCTTCTCATCACCCCAATCAACCTCGACCGCTTCGGGTTGATCGGCGGCAGCGCATTGTCCATCAGCGGGGAAATCTTCGGCGCACTGTTTGGATTTTGGCTGTACCGCTACGGGGCAAAGCATATCCCGGATGCGTGGCAGCAGCGTTCCTGGTTCCGGTTTTTCCGCAATCAATCCCCTGTAAGCGTTTGGTGGGCCGTATTGTCGCTGCGCATCTTGCCATTTGTCCCGTCCGGTGCCGTCACGGCAGGCGCTGCCTTAACACGGATTTCGGCGCCTGCTTTTTTCGCGGCGAGTTCGCTTGGGAAATTGCCGGCAGTGGCTATTGAAATTGCGGTCGCGTTCGGGTTGGTGTTGTGGCTGCCGCGCTCCCTGTTGTATAGCGTACTCGGCATGTGCTTGGTGATTTTGCTATTGATTGCGTTGATCCGTAAACGCAGCCCGAAAAAGAATGCTTCCCAATAA
- a CDS encoding helix-turn-helix transcriptional regulator gives MTRTFELHAIESMTVATGKSAHIPLHRHQQLAEWLWVESGELELTANAECLTLGPGALALIPPGQWHALSFASSSEQRYQRLLVTHPLESVNNAICFTYPAHPAFLASVIDELGRELQHSAPASSKQAQLLLHWLYGTAAKPQSVPIQAAIPSNMAPILHHMEETCHLPFSLESTAAASGLSKFHFSRHFKDSVGRTPLQFVISCRMERARQLLLASEQSVADIARLCGYKSATQFHAAFTRHHGSTPKRFREQQQNLEAKR, from the coding sequence ATGACCCGTACGTTTGAATTGCATGCCATTGAATCGATGACCGTCGCAACCGGAAAGTCCGCGCACATCCCGCTCCACCGCCACCAGCAACTGGCAGAATGGCTGTGGGTGGAATCGGGGGAACTTGAACTCACCGCAAACGCCGAATGCCTAACGCTTGGGCCAGGAGCACTTGCGCTGATTCCTCCTGGCCAATGGCACGCGCTGTCTTTTGCTTCAAGCAGTGAACAGCGCTATCAAAGACTGCTGGTCACGCATCCCCTTGAGTCAGTAAATAACGCGATCTGTTTCACTTATCCTGCTCATCCCGCTTTTCTCGCTTCCGTGATTGACGAACTGGGCCGTGAGCTGCAACATAGCGCTCCTGCTTCGTCGAAACAAGCACAGCTTTTGCTCCACTGGCTTTACGGGACTGCGGCAAAACCACAAAGCGTCCCGATTCAAGCAGCTATCCCTTCCAACATGGCGCCTATTTTGCATCACATGGAAGAAACCTGTCATTTGCCGTTTTCGCTTGAATCCACCGCTGCCGCTTCCGGACTCAGCAAATTCCATTTCAGCCGCCATTTCAAGGACTCGGTCGGCCGGACGCCGTTGCAATTCGTCATCAGCTGCCGCATGGAACGCGCGAGGCAGCTGCTCCTGGCTTCAGAGCAATCTGTGGCGGACATTGCCAGGCTTTGCGGCTACAAGAGCGCCACACAGTTTCACGCTGCTTTTACACGCCATCATGGCAGCACGCCAAAACGGTTTCGTGAGCAACAGCAAAACCTCGAGGCCAAGCGATGA
- a CDS encoding YeeE/YedE family protein: MTTSTRVQPVNEVNDPVYRDTTALNAPQKSLIAGGIAVAALLTVYLLATQHIAQTVLLGIGLLLGYTLFHARFGFTSAFRRFMSVGNGQAMRSHMLMLAVAVTLFAPILAYGYSFFGTGVSGYVSPVGVSLVVGAFIFGIGMQLGGGCASGTLYAIGGGRSVMFITLLFFIIGATVGAYHLPFWTEDLPAFEPVSLATSTGLGYGGAWLVSIALFGLIAWITLIIEKKKRAPKMAPLPTTTGWKRIFRGSWPLFAAAIALAVLNALTLMTRGTPWGITSAFALWGSKIAEFFGMDVASWGYWQGANAAMLESSIFADSTTVLNFGVILGAFLASAAGGLFKFTTITMGNFWASVVGGLLMGYGARLAFGCNIGAYFGGIASFSLHGYIWGILALAGTFFALYLRPLFGLSVPKSNDSVC; the protein is encoded by the coding sequence ATGACGACTAGCACACGGGTCCAACCCGTCAATGAAGTAAACGATCCCGTCTACCGCGACACAACCGCCTTGAACGCACCGCAGAAATCCTTGATTGCCGGGGGCATTGCGGTAGCGGCGTTGTTGACGGTGTATTTACTCGCTACGCAGCATATCGCACAAACTGTGCTGCTTGGCATCGGGCTATTGCTCGGCTATACCTTATTCCATGCACGGTTCGGCTTTACCTCCGCATTCCGCCGCTTCATGTCGGTCGGAAACGGCCAGGCAATGCGATCGCATATGCTCATGCTGGCAGTCGCCGTGACCTTGTTCGCGCCGATTCTGGCGTATGGCTATTCATTCTTCGGCACCGGCGTCTCGGGATATGTCTCCCCGGTCGGCGTCAGCTTGGTGGTCGGTGCGTTCATTTTCGGCATCGGCATGCAGCTCGGCGGCGGCTGTGCTTCCGGTACGCTGTATGCGATCGGCGGCGGACGTTCGGTCATGTTCATCACGCTATTGTTCTTTATTATCGGTGCGACGGTCGGCGCGTATCATCTGCCGTTTTGGACAGAAGATTTACCGGCTTTTGAACCGGTGTCACTGGCCACCTCGACCGGACTTGGCTATGGCGGTGCATGGCTCGTGTCGATTGCGTTGTTCGGGCTTATTGCTTGGATTACTTTGATTATCGAGAAAAAGAAACGCGCACCGAAAATGGCGCCGCTTCCGACCACCACGGGATGGAAACGCATTTTCCGCGGATCTTGGCCGTTGTTCGCCGCAGCGATCGCACTCGCTGTATTGAACGCATTGACCTTGATGACGCGCGGAACGCCTTGGGGCATCACCTCCGCATTCGCATTATGGGGCTCGAAAATTGCTGAGTTCTTCGGCATGGACGTCGCAAGCTGGGGCTACTGGCAAGGGGCGAACGCCGCGATGCTTGAATCGTCCATTTTCGCGGATTCCACGACCGTGTTGAATTTCGGGGTCATCCTCGGCGCCTTTCTCGCATCAGCAGCTGGCGGCTTGTTCAAGTTCACCACAATCACGATGGGCAATTTCTGGGCATCTGTTGTCGGCGGCTTGCTGATGGGCTACGGGGCGCGTCTTGCGTTCGGCTGCAACATCGGCGCATATTTCGGCGGGATCGCTTCCTTTAGCTTGCACGGCTATATTTGGGGCATTCTGGCACTCGCCGGTACGTTCTTCGCCTTGTACTTGCGGCCCTTGTTCGGCTTGTCGGTCCCGAAATCCAACGATTCGGTGTGCTGA
- a CDS encoding VOC family protein, with the protein MDNTLWINLPVKDLQAAQAFYEQAGFLMAKADSSNAQQAAFYVESQQLYVMLFPQESFKAFTQQDIADTSIGSEVLFTLSAKTREEVDNFMFRIEQAGGTVYAPPGERNGMYGAGFSDVDGHRWNFLVMDI; encoded by the coding sequence ATGGACAATACGTTGTGGATCAATTTGCCGGTAAAGGATCTGCAGGCAGCCCAGGCTTTTTATGAGCAAGCGGGGTTCTTGATGGCAAAGGCGGATTCGAGCAATGCCCAGCAGGCGGCGTTTTACGTGGAAAGCCAACAGCTCTATGTAATGCTGTTTCCGCAAGAAAGTTTTAAAGCCTTTACGCAGCAAGACATAGCAGATACCTCAATCGGTTCTGAGGTATTGTTTACGCTATCCGCCAAAACCCGTGAAGAAGTCGATAACTTCATGTTCCGCATCGAACAGGCAGGCGGCACTGTCTATGCACCGCCGGGTGAACGAAACGGCATGTACGGAGCGGGGTTTTCGGATGTGGACGGTCATCGGTGGAACTTTCTGGTGATGGACATTTAA
- a CDS encoding DMT family transporter encodes MNNKFLFAFLVIITTSLMGSSFAVGKIGLEHVSPLLLVGIRFTIAGILMALFVKLFKRKHPRQRSEWLYILVIGSFQTAGVMGCIFLSLRTITAGESAILTFTNPLLVVIFGTVALGIRYRLVQWGGVLLGFFGVFITMGSQVNLEVGTLFGFGSAVSWAIGTLLIKHWGIRFDTWVLTAYQMLFGGLILLMASSLLETQRLTINPESLFIIFWLAIPASIIQFAIWFFLLQNGNPGKVSAFLFLAPFFGVISGWLILGEQVGVSLIIGGVLIFAGIFMVNWPEKRPEAAIPGKAI; translated from the coding sequence GTGAACAATAAATTCCTTTTCGCGTTTCTCGTCATCATCACCACCAGTTTGATGGGTTCTTCGTTTGCGGTCGGCAAAATCGGCCTTGAACACGTCTCGCCGCTGCTGTTGGTCGGGATCCGTTTCACGATTGCGGGCATTTTGATGGCCCTATTCGTCAAGCTGTTCAAGCGCAAGCACCCACGGCAGCGTTCCGAATGGCTGTATATTCTCGTCATCGGCTCTTTCCAGACCGCTGGCGTCATGGGCTGCATTTTCCTGAGCCTGCGGACGATCACGGCCGGGGAATCCGCCATTTTGACGTTCACCAATCCTTTATTGGTGGTCATTTTCGGCACTGTCGCACTCGGCATCCGCTACCGATTGGTTCAATGGGGAGGGGTGCTGCTTGGGTTTTTCGGCGTTTTTATTACGATGGGCAGCCAAGTGAACTTGGAAGTCGGCACCTTGTTCGGCTTCGGCAGTGCCGTCTCCTGGGCAATCGGCACGTTGTTGATCAAGCATTGGGGCATTCGGTTCGATACATGGGTGCTGACGGCGTATCAAATGCTGTTTGGCGGCTTGATTTTGCTGATGGCGAGCAGCTTGTTGGAAACCCAGCGACTGACGATCAATCCCGAATCGCTGTTTATCATTTTTTGGCTGGCGATTCCGGCATCGATCATTCAGTTTGCAATTTGGTTTTTCCTGCTGCAAAACGGCAATCCTGGGAAAGTGAGCGCCTTTTTATTTCTGGCGCCATTTTTCGGCGTCATCTCAGGATGGCTCATTTTAGGGGAGCAAGTCGGGGTGTCGCTGATCATTGGGGGCGTGTTGATCTTTGCAGGCATTTTCATGGTGAACTGGCCGGAAAAGCGGCCGGAAGCGGCAATTCCTGGAAAAGCGATATGA
- a CDS encoding ABC1 kinase family protein — protein MVIYVRMIAEMLVIAIFIYFVSGRLMGSKVNFTKRILSVVLGIVLTTFVYWYSYLRYTEFMDDAFATMLTDTSTVIWIGSMLMISMLFYLILELFDPIELGDRGERITNRKFIWKRLRSRWRRQKRLSKVLEIAVKNGISSTLKYARHRENNRELAVAFRRTLEEAGGVFIKFGQVLSTRTDLFAPVFIEELSQLQQNVRALPKEQVTAILRKSMAQPIEEVFSKLEKEPLASASIGQIHRGVLRKTNEEVIIKMQRPEVSAIMRDDLDILVEFAEWVSSKSTWAQNIGFRELAVGFANGLREEIDFEIEMRNMIQVRNALEDSKNQVKIPKVYREYSNSTIIVMQYFQGKSISKGDAVFRHFNVEPKKFGRTVLFSFLEQMLFSGIFHADPHPGNIFIDETDGKPILLDFGSVGRLTAPQQEALNHFIIGIQQNDASIVHDAVRKLVENSEKIDGAKFEQAIGEILLKISYVDRIPTAELIHSLFDVIREFGLAFYPSVGIALRSLISLDSTLHTIDPNFDMFTEAKSFAKEYKTSVLKKPFKQPLATKERIEEELVLILPEVAKLPKRIDQLIRRVEGGKIILHHDVFSDKHNSGFVMQLFSRFVLLMSGITFGFISAALLAIAQFIDTVYAIYLNTAAYGGLFLCVILLVRLSIQAIRDMKRSNQYK, from the coding sequence ATGGTCATATATGTACGGATGATTGCTGAAATGCTGGTCATCGCCATTTTTATTTATTTCGTCAGCGGCCGGTTGATGGGGTCGAAAGTGAATTTCACAAAACGTATATTGTCCGTCGTGCTGGGGATTGTCCTAACGACATTTGTCTATTGGTATTCCTATTTGCGTTATACCGAATTCATGGACGATGCCTTCGCAACGATGCTGACAGACACCAGCACCGTCATTTGGATCGGCAGCATGTTGATGATTTCGATGCTATTCTACTTGATACTGGAATTATTCGATCCGATTGAACTGGGTGACCGCGGTGAACGCATCACGAACCGCAAATTCATCTGGAAAAGGCTGCGCAGCCGTTGGAGACGCCAGAAACGCTTAAGCAAAGTGCTGGAGATTGCAGTCAAGAACGGCATTTCCAGCACATTGAAGTATGCGCGGCACCGCGAAAACAACCGGGAGCTTGCGGTCGCTTTCCGCAGGACGCTTGAAGAAGCCGGGGGCGTGTTCATCAAATTCGGCCAAGTATTGTCGACGAGGACGGATTTGTTCGCACCTGTCTTCATCGAGGAACTGAGCCAGCTGCAGCAAAACGTCAGAGCTTTGCCAAAAGAGCAAGTGACGGCAATTTTGAGAAAATCCATGGCACAGCCCATTGAAGAAGTATTTTCCAAGCTCGAGAAAGAACCGCTCGCCTCGGCATCAATCGGCCAAATACACCGCGGTGTGCTGCGCAAGACCAATGAAGAAGTCATCATCAAGATGCAGCGGCCGGAAGTGAGCGCCATCATGCGAGACGATTTAGATATTCTCGTGGAATTTGCCGAATGGGTGTCCAGCAAATCCACATGGGCACAAAATATCGGATTCCGTGAATTGGCAGTCGGATTCGCCAACGGCTTGCGCGAGGAAATCGATTTCGAAATCGAAATGCGCAATATGATCCAAGTGAGAAATGCCCTGGAAGACAGCAAAAATCAAGTCAAAATCCCGAAAGTCTACCGGGAATACAGCAATTCAACGATTATTGTCATGCAGTATTTCCAGGGCAAAAGCATTTCAAAAGGCGATGCGGTGTTTCGCCATTTCAATGTCGAACCGAAAAAATTCGGTCGCACGGTGCTGTTTTCATTTCTGGAACAAATGCTGTTTTCGGGTATATTTCACGCCGATCCGCATCCTGGGAATATTTTCATCGATGAAACGGATGGCAAACCCATTTTGCTTGATTTTGGTTCGGTCGGTCGCTTAACAGCGCCTCAGCAAGAAGCGCTCAATCATTTCATCATCGGCATCCAGCAAAACGATGCAAGCATCGTCCATGATGCGGTCAGAAAGCTGGTGGAAAACAGCGAGAAAATCGACGGGGCGAAATTTGAACAGGCTATCGGGGAGATTTTACTGAAGATTTCCTATGTCGACCGCATACCAACCGCCGAATTGATCCATTCCTTATTCGATGTCATTCGCGAATTCGGTTTGGCGTTTTATCCGTCCGTCGGGATTGCGTTAAGGTCGTTGATCAGCCTCGACAGCACCCTGCACACCATCGACCCGAATTTTGATATGTTCACGGAAGCGAAAAGCTTCGCGAAAGAATACAAAACCTCTGTGTTGAAAAAACCATTTAAACAGCCGCTCGCGACAAAAGAACGCATCGAGGAGGAATTGGTGCTCATCTTGCCGGAAGTCGCCAAACTGCCGAAACGCATCGACCAATTGATCCGTCGAGTAGAAGGCGGCAAGATTATTTTGCACCATGACGTGTTTTCCGATAAGCATAACTCCGGATTCGTCATGCAGTTATTTTCCAGGTTCGTCTTATTGATGTCGGGAATTACGTTCGGGTTCATATCAGCAGCCTTGCTGGCGATTGCCCAATTCATCGATACGGTGTACGCAATTTACTTGAATACAGCCGCATACGGGGGATTGTTCTTATGCGTCATTTTGCTCGTCAGGTTATCGATTCAGGCCATTCGCGATATGAAACGCAGCAACCAATATAAATAA
- a CDS encoding SRPBCC family protein — protein sequence MVKWKEQMVIEAPIDRVWELFQDEEIQRIMPKVESHDLLEGENNAAGAKHAQVYTEGKQQQRYIVETLSYVDEPERKYRETAFEMGQMFKVRYAFSLEKESAQSTRFVYEGQNKGMSVTGKMMLLAGSKKAARNTVLNFMNRVKEQAESHE from the coding sequence ATGGTCAAATGGAAAGAGCAAATGGTCATCGAAGCACCGATTGACCGGGTTTGGGAACTGTTCCAGGACGAAGAGATCCAGCGCATCATGCCAAAAGTGGAATCACACGATCTGCTCGAAGGGGAGAATAATGCAGCAGGCGCAAAACACGCGCAAGTGTATACGGAGGGCAAACAGCAGCAACGCTATATTGTTGAAACCTTGTCGTATGTGGATGAACCGGAAAGAAAATACAGGGAGACGGCTTTTGAGATGGGGCAGATGTTCAAAGTACGCTATGCGTTCAGTTTGGAAAAAGAGTCAGCGCAGAGCACGCGTTTTGTTTATGAAGGGCAAAACAAAGGCATGAGCGTCACAGGGAAAATGATGCTTTTGGCAGGCAGCAAAAAAGCAGCCCGAAATACCGTGTTGAACTTCATGAACAGGGTCAAGGAGCAAGCGGAATCCCACGAGTGA